Genomic window ([Eubacterium] hominis):
AGCTACATTGATTCAGCTATATCCATTCTGGAAAATTGGTAGTGGATTGCCAATCGTTATGGGTACTAGTTCAGGATTTATCGGTACTGCGAAAGCAATTGGTGCTGCATTTGGGTATGGTGCACTGATGGGCGCAAGCTTTGTTGGCGGTATCTTTGAAATGGTAATGGGATATTTCATCAAACCGCTTCGTAAACTGTTTCCACCAATCGTGACAAGTCTGGTAATTATTTCTATCGGTTTATCATTATTGCCAGTAGGTATCAATTATTTTGGTGGTGGCAATGGAGCTGCTGATTTTGGAAGTGTTCACCATTTGATGGTAGGTACATTCGTTATTATTGTTATTCTGATTGCAAAACAGTTTAAAGGCTTTATCAATAATGCTTCTATTCTGATTGGAATCGTAGCCGGATATATTTTAGCAATCTGTTTGGGTATGGTAGATTTCACACAGTTAAAAGAAGCTGCATGGATCGCTGTTCCTGCCTTTATGCCAGTTGCGTTTGAATTCAATGCACAGGCTATTATCGCCATGGGTATCATGTTTATTGCGACAACTGTTGAAACTATCGGTGATACTAGTGGTGTTGCCAATGGTGGTTTGGGACGTGAAGCAACCAATGAAGAATTACAGGGAAGTGTTATGGCAGATGGCTTGGGAAGTGTATTAGGTTCTATCTTTGGGGTACTACCAAATACTTCTTTCTCTCAGAATGTTGGCCTTGTCGCAGTTACGAAAGTCGTGAATCGTTTTGTCATCATGACGGGCGCAGTATTCTTGATTCTTTGTGGATTCTGTCCAAAGCTAAGTGCTTTATTCTCTATCATGCCACAATCTGTATTGGGTGGTGCTGCAGTTATCATGTTCGCTATGATTTTAGTAAGTGGTATCCAATCACTTGCACGTTGTGATTTAAATGAACGTAATGGTTTGATCATCGCATTAGCGATTGGTTTGGGTGTTGGTATTGGTAATGTACCTGCAGTATTGGATCAATTGCCAAGCTGGGTAGGAAATATCTTTGCACAGAATGGTATCATTATGACGTTTGTGATCGCAACCATATTGAATTTGATTTTGCCAAAGGATAAAAACGAAGTTTCAAATGAAGAATAAAAAAGTCTTTTTGACAGGAGAGAAGAGCGTAGGCAAGTCTTTCTGTATCAATGAGATCATCAAGGAGTGTCAGTTAAGCACATGTGGCTTTCAGACACTTCCTTTTTATGAACAAGGCATACGGAAGGGGTTTTATCTTCATGCATTTGTAGATGTTGAAGAAAATAATCAGCGTTTTTCTATTCAACATGATACATATAATGAAGTGATTCCTGGAATATTTGACACCTTTGGCACAGAAATTTTAAGAAAAAGCAGACAGCTGCCTGCTCATGTTTTGATTTTAGATGAAATAGGAAGATTAGAAAAAGATGAACAGCTGTTTCTATCTGAATTAAAAAAAAGCATCGCAGAAAAACGAGATATCTTTGGTGTTTTAAAGAAATGTGAGATACAATATATACAGGAAATAAAAATGCGTGATGATGTTGTTATTCTGGATTTTGATAAATTGTCATATCAGGATATCAAAGCAAGTGCAAAAAGAATTTGGGAGGACAGATCATGAAACGATTATGTAAAGGACTATTCGCTGTTTGTTTATTGTTGACATTAACAGCATGTGGGAAAAGCGAGGCTTCAAAAGCATCCAATATTACGATTACAGATCAGGCGGGTCGTGAAGTAACATTGGAAAAACCAGCTGAAAAAGTAGTCAGCGGATACTATATCGCTACTTCTACATTGATAGGACTAGGGCAGGAAGATAAGTTAGTCGGTGTGGAAATGAAAGCAGATAAACGTATGATTTATAAAAAAGCAGCCCCTCAGGTCATAGACTTACCAGCAATGGGCAATAAAAAATCATTCAACGTAGAAGAATGTGCGAAAGCCAAACCGGATGTTGTTTTTTTACCAAACAGCTTATCCAGCTATATTGATAAATTGGAAGAATTAGGTATGAAGGTCATTATTCTGAATCCAGAAACAATGAGTGATTATGATGAAGCAATCAAGATCATTGCTGCTGTAACAGGCGCAAAAGATGAAGCAGATGCATATTTTACATACCGTGATGAATTAGAAGCAAAATATCTAAAATTGGATACAACTCCAGATAAGCTTGTTTATTTTGCTGGAAGTGAATTGTTGGAAGCAAGTGGGGAACACATGTTTCAGGGAGAACTGATAAAAAAAGCTGGCGGTGTCAATGTGATGAAGGAAGGAAAAGATAGTACATGGATGAAAATCAATAAGGAAGAATTATTGAAGAAAAATCCAGCATATATCTTTGTGGAGAATAAAGGTGCAGATATCAATGGCTTCTATGATGAAGCGTATCGTGATATAAAGGCAGTGAAAGATAAACAGGTATATGAATTTCCAAGCAAACTGGAAACATGGGATACACCAAATCTTTCTTCCTGCTTAGGAGAATTATATATGGCATCCGTATTATATCCAGAAAAGGTTTCTAAAGAGGATGTGATCAAGGAAGCGAAAGTCTTCTATCAAAAGTTTTATCAGATCGATGTAGACGCAAAGGATTTAGGCTTATAATATGAAACAGAAAGCAGGATTTCTTGCGCTATTGACAGGGTTGATACTGGTATCTTTTGCTTGTGGGCGTTATCCTTTATCACTTTCTCAGATGATAGAAGCGTTGTTTCATCAAGGGGATGCCATGATACAAAGTGTAATCTGGAATATCCGTATGCCAAGAATCCTGCTTGTTTGTATATGTGGAGGTGCTCTGGCTCTATCGGGTATCATCTATCAGACGATTTTTAAGAATCCCTTAGCATCAGGTGATGTGATTGGTGCCAGCTCTGGGTGCTCTCTTGGCGCAGTTATTGCGATATTGTTTTCCCAAAACACTTATCTGATTGAACTATCTGCATTTATCACAGGACTTGCGACTGTATTATTTACAATTTATCTGGCAGGCAAAGTCAAAGGAAATCGTATTTTAAATCTGGTGATAGCCGGATTGATCATGCAGGCGATGATGACCAGTGCTTTAATGGTTTTAAAAATCAATGCAGATCCTATGCATGAGTTAGCAAGTATTGAATACTGGTTGATGGGTGGCTTTAATGATGCGTCATGGACACAGGTAGGTATCACGGCAGTTATCGTATCACTTAGTTTTCTTGGGGTGTACATCTTGCGCTGGCAGATTCAAATGTTATCATTTGGAGAAGAAGCAAATACGCTTGGTATCAACGCAAAACGTATTCGCTTTACGGCATTGCTTTTGTCAACTTTAATGGTATCCTGTGTGATATCGATTGCCGGCATGGTAAGCTGGGTGGGACTTCTAGTGCCACATATTATCCGATTGCTGCGCAAGGAAGCACTTTATCAGAATATGGGAATCACATTCTTATGTGGTGCTTGTTTTTTATTGTTATGTGATACGCTGGCAAGAAGTCTTTTTACGATGGAGCTGCCCATCAGTATCCTGACAAGTTTCTTTGGGGCAGTCTTTTTGATCGTTTTATTTGTGAAAGGCAGGTTTCCTATATGATCGATGTAAAACATGTTTCTGTCACACTTTCTGACAAAAAGATTTTACAAGATATCAGTTTTCAAATACCACAAGGCAGGATCTTAATGGTATTGGGTGAAAACGGCAGTGGGAAAACAACTTTGATCAAGAGTATGCTGCAACAGCTTCCGTATACGGGAGATATCCTGTATCAGCATCAGCATATATCCCATATGCAAGAAAAAGAGCGCGCTAAGATATTTTCATATGTACCCCAAATCAAAGAACTGGCAATGGATATGCGTGTAGAGGATTGTATCGTGGCAGGATGTTCACGTCATTTATCAATTTTTGAGGTTCCATCAAATGCCCAATACGAACAGGTAAATGCTTTGATGGAAAAATTTCATTTAACACATATCAAAGGAAAACGTCTGGATGAAATCAGCGGTGGAGAGTTACAAATGGTCTATGTTGCCAGAGCTTTCCTTCAAAATGCCTGTGTAATGATTATGGATGAACCATGCACCTATCTGGATTTTAAACGTCAGCATATGTTCTTACAGGAAACAAGGCGATTATGTAAAGAAGGAAAAACCATTGTATTAACGATTCATGATCCTAACCTTGCCTTGCAATATGGGGATGAAATCATCCTGTTACATAAAGGTAAATTAAAGGCACATTTAAAAAAAGAAACAAATGATATGGAAAAAGAATGTCTGCGATATTATAATGAATTATATGGCAATCATTTTACAATGAGCAATATGATAGAAAAAGGATTTCTAATATGGAAGGAGTGAGTGATTTGCAAATTTTACAATATGTAAAACCAAAAGGTCTGGAAGAAGCATATACGCTTTTAACCAAAAACAAAAACAATCAGATCATCGCCGGAATGATGTGGTTGAAGATGCAGGAGCGAAGTATTCCAACAGGTATTGATTTATCTGATTTAGGACTGGATCAAATCAAAGAAGATGAACATGGCTTTGCAATCGGCGCAATGACAACGCTTCGTGAACTGGAATTACATCCAGGTCTTAATGCACTTACCGACGGGCTGTTTCAAAGTGCATTTCAGGATATCGTAGGGGTGCAGTTTCGTAATATGGCAACCTTGGGTGGTTCGCTGTATTCACGTTTTGGATTCTCTGATATTCTAAGTGTTTTACTTGTTTTGGATTGTGATGTATATCTGTATCATACAGGAAAAGTCAATATCAAAGACTATGCTCAAATGAAATATGAACGTGATATCTTAACACATATTTATATTCGCAAGGAGCAATTAGAAACATTATTTCTGTGTATGCGAAAAAGTGCGACAGATATTTCTACCTTGAATATGGCAATCGCAAAGACAAAAGATGCTTATCGTATCAGTATTGGCGCAAGACCAAAACGTGCCATGCGTTTTGATTTCCCGCTGGATTGTGATGTAGAAACGATGAAACAAAGTATTTGTGATGATTTGTTTGCGGATAATATGCGTGGTAGCAAGGCATATCGTATAGCATTAAAAAATGCATTCTTGGAAAAAGCAATGAAGCAGTTAGGAGGATGTGTATGCAGGTAATGATCAAAGTGAATGGTACCATGATCAAAGAGGATATCAAGGATGATATGCTGCTGCTAGATTTTTTAAGAGATCATGGCTGTTACAGTGTGAAAAGAGGCTGTGAAACGAGTAATTGTGGGTTATGCACTGTCTGGATGGATGAAAAACCGATTCTATCCTGTGGCATGCTTGTGGCACGTGCAAACGGGCATGAAATCACAACATTGGAAGGCTTGGAAAAGGAAGCACATGAGTTTGCGGTATTTATGGCAAATGAAGGCGCAGAACAGTGTGGCTTTTGTTCCCCTGGACTTATCATGAACGTACTTGCCATGGATAAAGAATTAGATCATCCAAATGTTGATGAAATCAATCATTACCTTGCCGGAAACTTATGCCGTTGTACAGGATATATGGGACAGCTGCGTGCTGTTGAAAAATACCTGGCAAGAGATAAGGAGGGGAAAGCATGAAATATGTGAATCAGCCCATCGTAAAAAAAGACGCGTATGCATTATTAAGCGGGAAGCCGGTTTATTGTGATGATCTTGCGTTAAAAGACTGTCTGATCATTAAATTACTACGTTCTCCTCATGCCCATGCAAAAATTAAATCGATCGATACCACACTTGCAGAAAAAGTGCCTGGTATTGAAGCTGTTTATACCTATAAAGATGTACCACAGGAGCGTTTTACCCTAGCTGGGCAGACCTTCCCAGAACCATCTCCATATGATCGTCAGATTTTGGAAGATGTTGTTCGTTATGTAGGGGATGAAGTTGCTATCGTTGCAGGGAAAGATGAAGCATGTGTCAATAAAGCATTAAAATTAATCAAAGTAGAATATGAAGTGCTGGATGCTGTTCTTGACTTTACAAAAGCAATCGATAATGAAGTCATCGTACATCCAGAAGATAATTATAAAACGCTTTGTGAAATTGGAAATGAGCGGATGCGTAATATCTGTTCACACGATGAAAGTGTTGTTGGTGATTTAGATGCTGCATTTGATCAGTGTGATATTATCCTTGAACGTGATTACCATACCAAAGCCAATGCGCAGGCAATGATGGAAACATTTCGTTCTTATGCCTATGTAGATGCATTTGATCGTTTGAATGTTGTCAGCTCTACGCAGGTGCCCTTCCATGTTCGCCGTATGTTATCAAATGCTTTGGGTATTCCTAAAACAAAGATACGTGTTGTAAAACCAAGAATCGGTGGAGGCTTTGGCGCAAAACAGACAGGCTGTTGTGAAATCTTTGCGGCATTTGTGACATGGAAACTAAAGAAACCAAGTAAAATCGTTTATACAAGAGAAGAAACTTTTACTGCCAGCAATTCTCGTCATGAAATGAAAATGCATGTAAAGATTGGCGCAAAACAAAACGGAGAAATCCTTGCGATTGATTTACATACGTTGTCCAATACCGGAGCTTATGGAGAACATGGTTCTACAACCGTTGGATTAAGTGGTCATAAATCCTTGCCAATTTATAATCATATGCTAGCATCACGGTTCCACTTTGATGTTGTATATACCAATACGATGCAGGCAGGGGCATATCGAGGATATGGCGCAACGCAGGGACAGTTTGCGGTGGAATCCGCAGTCAATGAACTTGCGGAAGCTTTGCATTTGGATCCATGTGAATTACGCTTTATGAATATGGTTAAAGAAGGCGAAGTCATGCCACAGTATTATGGAGAACAATTAAATGCCTGTGCATTAGATCGCTGCCTGAAGAAAGCCATGGATATGATTGGCTGGAAAGAAAAAGGCATCGTGCGTGATATGGGAGATAAGATGCGTGGATTAGGGGTTGCCTTGTCTATGCAGGGAAGTGGAATTGCAAATGTGGATATCGCTTCTGTTATTATCAAATTACAGGATGATGGCTTTTATACTCTGGCAATCGGTGCAACAGATATGGGTACGGGCTGTGATACAATTTTGGCACAGATGGCCGCAGAATGTTTAGAATGTGATGTTGATCAGATTGTAACACAAGGTGTAGATACCGATGCATCCCCATATGATACCGGCTCTTATGCTTCTGCGACTACTTATGTGACAGGAATGTCTGTGGTAAAAGCCTGTGAAGTCTTAAAGAAACAAATCATAGAAGAAGCAGCTGTATTGATGGAGGTAGAAAAAGAACATATCAGCTTTGATGGTAAAAAAATATATGCAATTGAAGATGGTAAAGAAATGAGCTTGTCAGATTTTGCGAATATCTGTTTTGCGGGTGGCAAAGGTGCTTGTCTGATTGCAAATGCATCCCATTGTTCACCAACATCTCCACCTCCTTTTATGGCAGGTATTGCCGAGGTTGACGTGGATAAACTTACAGGTGAAATCACTATGGTGGATTATGTTGCGGTTGTGGATAGTGGTACTATCATCAATCCAAACCTTGCCAGAATTCAGGTAGAAGGTGGTATCGCACAAGGAATAGGAATGGCTTTATATGAAGATGTTACCTATAGCGATACAGGAAAAATGCGTAATAATTCCTTTATGCAATACAAGATACCGACACGTTTGGATGTAGGAAGAATTCGTGTAGATTTTGAAAGCAGCTATGAAGACAGTGGTCCATTTGGCGCAAAATCCATTGGAGAAGTTGTCATCAATACACCATCTCCTGCGATTGCTTCAGCTGTTGCCCATGCAAGCGGCATGCATGTAAGAACCTTGCCAATCACTGCTGAAAAAGTATTACTGAAACAGGATGAAGATTAATTTAGTCATTTTAGCTGCTGGAAACAGTACAAGGTTTCAGGAAAACAAACTGTTATATCCATATCATGGAATCGCTCTTGTGGAGCATGTGTTTCAACATATCCCCAAAGCATGTTTTGATCAAGTTATTGTTGTGACACAATATAAAAAAGTAGAAGCATTAGCGAAACAATACGACTTTGTTGTGGTATATAATCCAAGTCCTGAAAAAGGAATCTCATATTCCCTGCATCTTGGATTAGAAGCAAGTCTAACATCTGATGGCTGTATGTTTTTGGCAGGAGATCAGCCATGGTTGAAGACCGACAGCATCAAAGCATTATGTGAGCATTTTGATGGCACCCATATTTTGTGTGCATCTACACATGGTATTATAAAAAACCCAATTATTTTTCCAGCTGCGTATTATGAAGAGCTTTTATCGCTGGTGGGAGATGTTGGTGGAAAAAAAGTGGTGCACCGTCATAAAGAAGCATGCATATTGTGGGAAGTGGATGAACATGAGCTATATGATGTTGATACAAAAGCAAATCTGAAGATTTTTTAAAGTCTTCAGATTTTTTTGTTGTGCATATGCTATTTATGGTATATACTTTATATAAAGCAGAAAGAAGGGTCGGGTATGATTAACTTTGCTGGGAAAAAACGTGCGTATATTGGTGTGGATGTATTTTTAGCATCCAATGCAGAAGATTTATTTCAGCTGTTTGCCAAACGTCACATACAAATGGTATTAGTAGTCAAGGATGAACAAGAGGAAGAAGAAATGAGAAAGCATGAGTTATTTGATTATATGGCATATGCTGTTCAGAATATGGATATTGGAATATGGGGAATGACACCTGATATCGCAAAATATCATAAGATTAAACAATCGCTGTGTGTATCGATTATGGGTGATCCACATGAATGGATGCCTGGTGTTGAACAGGTGGATACCATTGTGGAATATGGCAGTCCGGAACGTTTTATTCATTATAAATTTTTGTATGATCGTATGTTGTTTACCATTTTGACAACCATTGTCTTGCTTTGTGTATTTATCATCACACAGATTGTATATCATGGAGTATTGACAATGCCAAATGGTCCTTTATATATCGTTATGTGCGCAATCTGCATTGGCATAAGTTTTCTTTTTGGTTTGTATCGCGGTGTGTATACCATTGGTGCATTTCTATTGGAAATGTTTGATTGGTGGGAGCTTTCATGATCAACTTTACGTGGAAACAATGGATATATGTCGATGCCTATATCATGCATTGTGAAGAAGTAGAGGAATTATTCCAGTATTTCGCAGATCATCATAAAAAAATGATCGTATGTGTCGAATCTGCTATGGAGTTAGAACGTTTAAAAAGCTTAAAAGCTTATGGATATATAAATGATGTTGTATATCATAAAGGGATAGAAGCAATTGAAACAGACTTACATAATCATAAACGCAAAATAAAAGATACAGTGATTATAACACAGCATCCATTTGATACAAAGGATATTACAAGTCTGGGTATTGAAGACCAATATGGAAATCTAACCAATTTTCTGCATGTGTTAAGAAGATATGAAGAAACTTTATATCGTAAGCTGATCAGTGTCAATATCGCCATGATGATCTTATTGTGTATATCTTTTTTCTGTAAACTGCCAAGCTCACTTGCAGGTAGTTTGATGCTGGGGGCAATCATGATTTTGATCATAAACTTCTTTTATGGCGTATCGAAAGGAATATTTCACCTGGGCCAGCTATTTGAAATGATCATTGATTCACTGTAACACTTTTTTCTTTCCTTATCATACGATTGACATACGTGATATAATAAACGTAAATTTGGATAGAAAAGAGTGTTTTATGATGGAAAAAAATGATTTTACAAAAGGAAAGATTTCAAGAAATATACTGAATCTAGCAGTGCCGATGACATTAGCACAACTCATCAATGTGTTATACAACATCATTGACCGTGTGTATATCGGTCGTTTGCCACATGTGGCCAGCCATGCATTAGCTGGGGTGGGTATCACATTTCCAATTATCACAATTGTCATAGCTTTTGCGAATCTGATTGGTATGGGTGGTGCACCACTGTTTTCCATTGAACGGGGAAAAAACAATCAGAGTAAAGCAGAAGAAATCATGGGGAATTCATTTGCGTTATTAATTATATGTGGTATTATATTGACCATTGTGATCTTTTTATTTAAGGAGCCAATCCTTTATCTATTTGGTGCGAGTGATACGATATTCTCATATGCCAACGATTATATTTCTATATACTTATGTGGCAGTATCTTCGTGATGATTTCTTTGGGTATGAATAGTTTTATCAATGCACAGGGCTTTGGCAAAACGGGTATGTATACGGTACTCATAGGCGCCATTTTAAATTTGGTATTAGATCCATTATTTATCTTTGTCTTTGATTTAGGTGTCAAAGGTGCGGCGATTGCGACAATTATTTCACAATTTGTATCTGCGCTATGGGTATTGTATTTTCTAAGCGGTGGGGATACGATTATAAAACTAAAACGTGAATCCATGCATTTAAAGCTTTGTCTTGTTAAAGAAATTATAACACTAGGAATGTCTGGTTTTGTGATGGCTATCACAAACAGCCTTGTACAAATTGTATGTAATGCGACCTTACAACAATATGGCGGGGATATTTACATCAGTGTCATGACCGTTTTAAATTCCATCCGTGAAGTCATCACGATGCCGGTTAGTGGAATCACCAATGGTTCCCAACCGGTTATGAGCTTTAATTATGGCGCAGGATGTTTTAGACGGGTAAAAAAATGTATTCGCTTTATGAGTGTCGTCTGTGTCAGCTATATGGTGATCATGTGGTTAATCACTCTGGCGATACCAGATATCTTTATTAAAATATTTAATGATGATGCATTACTGCTTGAAAAAGGTGTACCGGCAGTACGGTTGTATTATTTTGGCTATTTTATGATGGCTTTTCAATTCTGTGGACAATCAAGCTTTGTGGCTTTAAATAAAAGCCGACAGGCAATCTTCTTCTCTTTATTTCGTAAAGTCATCATCGTAGTGCCATTGACTTTATGGCTTCCTACCATACCATCCCTTGGTGTGATGGGCGTATTTCTGGCAGAACCGATCAGTAATTTTATAGGAGGAAGTGCAAGCTTTCTTACGATGCTTGTCAGTGTGTATCGAAAACTTCCAGCAAGAGATGACAGAATCGCTAGTCTTGAAGAGATGTCTATGGTACAATAAAGGGCAGGTGATAAGTATGATAGCATTTATAAAAGGTGTAATACACAGCTATACCAATGATTCTTTGATTATTGAAAATAACGGGATGGGATATCGTGTATATATCTCTAATCCAGCGGCAGTGAAATTAAACGCCGAAGTGACATTGTATACATATATGCATGTTCGTGAAGACGCACTGACCCTGTTTGGGTTTACAACGATGGAGGAACATGATTTATTCTTACAGCTGATATCAGTTAAGGGAGTAGGACCAAAAACCGCTTTAGCAATGCTGGGCGTATGTCCTGCGAAGGAAATGATCATGGCAATCGAACAAAATGATGTGAAGAAATTGAAATCACTGCCTGGCATCGGCGCAAAAACAGCTTCCCAGATTGTATTAGATTTAAAAGGCAAATTAGTGGAAGAAGTAAGTGAAATCGAAGTAGAAGAAAACTTGGAACTTGCGGATGCAATCGAGGCTTTAAAAGCACTGGGATATAAGACAAGTGAATTAAACAGCATCAAAAAAGAATTATTAGCGTTAGATCATAAAACTTCTGATCAGTATGTAAGAAGCGCTTTGACAATGTTAGCGAAAAGAAAAGGAGTCTAGCAAATGGAGCGAGTATTATCAAATGAACA
Coding sequences:
- a CDS encoding nucleotidyltransferase family protein — protein: MKINLVILAAGNSTRFQENKLLYPYHGIALVEHVFQHIPKACFDQVIVVTQYKKVEALAKQYDFVVVYNPSPEKGISYSLHLGLEASLTSDGCMFLAGDQPWLKTDSIKALCEHFDGTHILCASTHGIIKNPIIFPAAYYEELLSLVGDVGGKKVVHRHKEACILWEVDEHELYDVDTKANLKIF
- a CDS encoding iron ABC transporter permease encodes the protein MKQKAGFLALLTGLILVSFACGRYPLSLSQMIEALFHQGDAMIQSVIWNIRMPRILLVCICGGALALSGIIYQTIFKNPLASGDVIGASSGCSLGAVIAILFSQNTYLIELSAFITGLATVLFTIYLAGKVKGNRILNLVIAGLIMQAMMTSALMVLKINADPMHELASIEYWLMGGFNDASWTQVGITAVIVSLSFLGVYILRWQIQMLSFGEEANTLGINAKRIRFTALLLSTLMVSCVISIAGMVSWVGLLVPHIIRLLRKEALYQNMGITFLCGACFLLLCDTLARSLFTMELPISILTSFFGAVFLIVLFVKGRFPI
- a CDS encoding MATE family efflux transporter → MMEKNDFTKGKISRNILNLAVPMTLAQLINVLYNIIDRVYIGRLPHVASHALAGVGITFPIITIVIAFANLIGMGGAPLFSIERGKNNQSKAEEIMGNSFALLIICGIILTIVIFLFKEPILYLFGASDTIFSYANDYISIYLCGSIFVMISLGMNSFINAQGFGKTGMYTVLIGAILNLVLDPLFIFVFDLGVKGAAIATIISQFVSALWVLYFLSGGDTIIKLKRESMHLKLCLVKEIITLGMSGFVMAITNSLVQIVCNATLQQYGGDIYISVMTVLNSIREVITMPVSGITNGSQPVMSFNYGAGCFRRVKKCIRFMSVVCVSYMVIMWLITLAIPDIFIKIFNDDALLLEKGVPAVRLYYFGYFMMAFQFCGQSSFVALNKSRQAIFFSLFRKVIIVVPLTLWLPTIPSLGVMGVFLAEPISNFIGGSASFLTMLVSVYRKLPARDDRIASLEEMSMVQ
- the ruvA gene encoding Holliday junction branch migration protein RuvA; protein product: MIAFIKGVIHSYTNDSLIIENNGMGYRVYISNPAAVKLNAEVTLYTYMHVREDALTLFGFTTMEEHDLFLQLISVKGVGPKTALAMLGVCPAKEMIMAIEQNDVKKLKSLPGIGAKTASQIVLDLKGKLVEEVSEIEVEENLELADAIEALKALGYKTSELNSIKKELLALDHKTSDQYVRSALTMLAKRKGV
- a CDS encoding purine permease; the protein is MEEKKKDTIYELDGTVPLRKALPLGIQHILAMFLGNVSPLIIICGMLQMSGALKMTLIQNAMFVAGVATLIQLYPFWKIGSGLPIVMGTSSGFIGTAKAIGAAFGYGALMGASFVGGIFEMVMGYFIKPLRKLFPPIVTSLVIISIGLSLLPVGINYFGGGNGAADFGSVHHLMVGTFVIIVILIAKQFKGFINNASILIGIVAGYILAICLGMVDFTQLKEAAWIAVPAFMPVAFEFNAQAIIAMGIMFIATTVETIGDTSGVANGGLGREATNEELQGSVMADGLGSVLGSIFGVLPNTSFSQNVGLVAVTKVVNRFVIMTGAVFLILCGFCPKLSALFSIMPQSVLGGAAVIMFAMILVSGIQSLARCDLNERNGLIIALAIGLGVGIGNVPAVLDQLPSWVGNIFAQNGIIMTFVIATILNLILPKDKNEVSNEE
- a CDS encoding molybdopterin-dependent oxidoreductase — protein: MKYVNQPIVKKDAYALLSGKPVYCDDLALKDCLIIKLLRSPHAHAKIKSIDTTLAEKVPGIEAVYTYKDVPQERFTLAGQTFPEPSPYDRQILEDVVRYVGDEVAIVAGKDEACVNKALKLIKVEYEVLDAVLDFTKAIDNEVIVHPEDNYKTLCEIGNERMRNICSHDESVVGDLDAAFDQCDIILERDYHTKANAQAMMETFRSYAYVDAFDRLNVVSSTQVPFHVRRMLSNALGIPKTKIRVVKPRIGGGFGAKQTGCCEIFAAFVTWKLKKPSKIVYTREETFTASNSRHEMKMHVKIGAKQNGEILAIDLHTLSNTGAYGEHGSTTVGLSGHKSLPIYNHMLASRFHFDVVYTNTMQAGAYRGYGATQGQFAVESAVNELAEALHLDPCELRFMNMVKEGEVMPQYYGEQLNACALDRCLKKAMDMIGWKEKGIVRDMGDKMRGLGVALSMQGSGIANVDIASVIIKLQDDGFYTLAIGATDMGTGCDTILAQMAAECLECDVDQIVTQGVDTDASPYDTGSYASATTYVTGMSVVKACEVLKKQIIEEAAVLMEVEKEHISFDGKKIYAIEDGKEMSLSDFANICFAGGKGACLIANASHCSPTSPPPFMAGIAEVDVDKLTGEITMVDYVAVVDSGTIINPNLARIQVEGGIAQGIGMALYEDVTYSDTGKMRNNSFMQYKIPTRLDVGRIRVDFESSYEDSGPFGAKSIGEVVINTPSPAIASAVAHASGMHVRTLPITAEKVLLKQDED
- a CDS encoding ABC transporter ATP-binding protein, producing the protein MIDVKHVSVTLSDKKILQDISFQIPQGRILMVLGENGSGKTTLIKSMLQQLPYTGDILYQHQHISHMQEKERAKIFSYVPQIKELAMDMRVEDCIVAGCSRHLSIFEVPSNAQYEQVNALMEKFHLTHIKGKRLDEISGGELQMVYVARAFLQNACVMIMDEPCTYLDFKRQHMFLQETRRLCKEGKTIVLTIHDPNLALQYGDEIILLHKGKLKAHLKKETNDMEKECLRYYNELYGNHFTMSNMIEKGFLIWKE
- a CDS encoding 2Fe-2S iron-sulfur cluster binding domain-containing protein translates to MQVMIKVNGTMIKEDIKDDMLLLDFLRDHGCYSVKRGCETSNCGLCTVWMDEKPILSCGMLVARANGHEITTLEGLEKEAHEFAVFMANEGAEQCGFCSPGLIMNVLAMDKELDHPNVDEINHYLAGNLCRCTGYMGQLRAVEKYLARDKEGKA
- a CDS encoding FAD binding domain-containing protein, giving the protein MEGVSDLQILQYVKPKGLEEAYTLLTKNKNNQIIAGMMWLKMQERSIPTGIDLSDLGLDQIKEDEHGFAIGAMTTLRELELHPGLNALTDGLFQSAFQDIVGVQFRNMATLGGSLYSRFGFSDILSVLLVLDCDVYLYHTGKVNIKDYAQMKYERDILTHIYIRKEQLETLFLCMRKSATDISTLNMAIAKTKDAYRISIGARPKRAMRFDFPLDCDVETMKQSICDDLFADNMRGSKAYRIALKNAFLEKAMKQLGGCVCR
- a CDS encoding ABC transporter substrate-binding protein, translating into MKRLCKGLFAVCLLLTLTACGKSEASKASNITITDQAGREVTLEKPAEKVVSGYYIATSTLIGLGQEDKLVGVEMKADKRMIYKKAAPQVIDLPAMGNKKSFNVEECAKAKPDVVFLPNSLSSYIDKLEELGMKVIILNPETMSDYDEAIKIIAAVTGAKDEADAYFTYRDELEAKYLKLDTTPDKLVYFAGSELLEASGEHMFQGELIKKAGGVNVMKEGKDSTWMKINKEELLKKNPAYIFVENKGADINGFYDEAYRDIKAVKDKQVYEFPSKLETWDTPNLSSCLGELYMASVLYPEKVSKEDVIKEAKVFYQKFYQIDVDAKDLGL